In the bacterium genome, one interval contains:
- a CDS encoding putative monovalent cation/H+ antiporter subunit A: MSADPHHAAPPARAGWLLALLPLAAFAGFATQIAPVVAGATPRLALAWVPSLDVAFSLQLDGLSLLFALLISGIGTLITIYAGGYLSGHPQLGRFYALLLLFTVAMVGLVCAGDVITLFVFWELTSISSYLLIGFDHERAAARAAALQALLVTGGGGLALLAGLLLLRQVAGGGELWRLSEQAAAIHASALYLPILLLVLAGACTKSAQVPFHFWLPGAMEAPAPVSAYLHSATMVTAGVYLLARLQPALGGSPAWHYLVSLAGAATMVTGAVLALAQRDLKRLLAYSTVSALGTLVLLLGLGTALAAQAAMLFLVVHSLYKGALFMVAGAVDHETGRRDVTALGGLRRAMPWLAAAALAAGLSMAGLPPLLGFISKELLYEAKLQAPAAAAWITAAGVLANVLTVAVAGAVAVRPFWGAARGAPPGAHEPPLALLLGPLVLAALGLVIGAAPDALLAPLIAAAAGAVRGEPTTIALALWHGLNPVLALSAVTIAAGVALHAVDARRRAEQVATGLRSWAWLTPGRAYQRAVSGLLAVAGMQTRVLQSGSLSAYVLIVFATLLATVGTAVLWHPIWWRRLMLAPVNLPEVAVCLMMIAAALAATRTTSRLAAIAALGAVGYGIALLFVFFGAPDLALTQFAIETLTVILFLLVIYRLPPFSLLSSPAVHRRDALLAGGVGALMAALVLVASASPLPSRLAPYFAAQSVPGGHGGNVVNVILVDFRALDTLGESVVLAVAAIGVWSLMRLRRDAAPMAPAPAFPPSLLFRIATRYVFPLLLLFSIFLLLRGHDAPGGGFVGGLTAAAAFALYLLAFGTAAARQRLRVAPQALIGGGLLLAGLSGLPAMAVGQPYLTGLWAGALGTPLLFDGGVYLVVVGVVLLMLFSLAED, from the coding sequence TGGCGCTGCTGCCCCTGGCGGCGTTCGCCGGCTTCGCGACCCAGATCGCGCCCGTGGTCGCGGGCGCGACGCCGCGGCTCGCGCTCGCCTGGGTGCCGAGCCTCGACGTCGCGTTCAGCCTCCAGCTCGACGGCCTGAGCCTGCTGTTCGCCCTGCTCATCTCCGGCATCGGCACGCTGATCACCATCTACGCCGGCGGCTACCTCTCCGGCCATCCGCAGCTCGGCCGCTTCTACGCGCTGCTGCTGCTGTTCACCGTCGCCATGGTGGGTCTCGTCTGCGCCGGCGACGTCATCACCCTCTTCGTCTTCTGGGAGCTGACCAGCATCAGCTCGTATCTGCTGATCGGCTTCGATCACGAGCGCGCGGCGGCGCGCGCCGCCGCCCTGCAGGCGCTGCTGGTCACCGGCGGCGGCGGCCTGGCGCTGCTCGCCGGCCTCCTGCTGCTGCGCCAGGTCGCCGGCGGCGGCGAGCTCTGGCGCCTGAGCGAGCAGGCGGCGGCCATCCACGCCAGCGCGCTCTACCTGCCCATCCTCCTGCTGGTGCTCGCCGGCGCCTGCACCAAGTCGGCGCAGGTGCCGTTCCACTTCTGGCTGCCCGGCGCGATGGAAGCGCCGGCGCCGGTCAGCGCCTACCTGCACTCGGCGACCATGGTGACCGCCGGCGTCTACCTGCTCGCCCGCCTGCAGCCGGCGCTCGGCGGCTCGCCGGCCTGGCACTACCTCGTCAGCCTCGCCGGCGCGGCGACGATGGTGACCGGCGCGGTCCTGGCGCTGGCCCAACGCGATCTGAAGCGGCTGCTCGCCTACTCGACGGTGAGCGCGCTCGGCACCCTGGTGCTGCTGCTCGGGCTGGGCACCGCCCTGGCGGCGCAGGCGGCGATGCTCTTCCTGGTCGTGCACTCGCTCTACAAGGGCGCGCTGTTCATGGTCGCCGGCGCGGTCGACCACGAAACCGGCCGCCGCGACGTCACGGCGCTGGGCGGCCTGCGCCGCGCCATGCCCTGGCTCGCCGCCGCGGCGCTGGCCGCCGGCCTGTCGATGGCCGGGCTGCCGCCGCTGCTCGGCTTCATCAGCAAGGAACTGCTGTACGAAGCGAAGTTGCAGGCGCCCGCCGCCGCGGCGTGGATCACCGCCGCGGGCGTGCTCGCCAACGTCCTCACCGTGGCCGTCGCCGGCGCCGTCGCCGTGCGGCCGTTCTGGGGAGCGGCGCGCGGCGCGCCGCCGGGCGCGCACGAGCCGCCGCTCGCCCTGCTCCTCGGACCGCTGGTGCTGGCGGCGCTCGGCCTGGTCATCGGCGCCGCGCCCGATGCGCTGCTGGCGCCGCTGATCGCGGCCGCCGCCGGGGCGGTGCGCGGCGAGCCGACCACGATCGCGCTGGCGCTGTGGCACGGCCTCAACCCGGTGCTGGCGCTGAGCGCCGTCACCATCGCGGCCGGCGTCGCGCTGCACGCCGTCGACGCGCGGCGGCGCGCCGAGCAGGTGGCGACGGGACTGCGGTCGTGGGCGTGGCTGACCCCGGGGCGCGCCTACCAGCGCGCCGTCTCCGGCCTGCTGGCGGTCGCCGGCATGCAGACCCGGGTGCTGCAGAGCGGCTCGTTGAGCGCCTACGTGCTGATCGTCTTCGCGACCCTGCTGGCGACCGTCGGCACGGCGGTGCTGTGGCACCCGATCTGGTGGCGGCGGCTGATGCTGGCGCCGGTCAACCTGCCGGAAGTGGCGGTCTGCCTGATGATGATCGCGGCGGCGCTGGCGGCGACGCGGACGACCTCGCGGCTGGCGGCGATCGCCGCGCTCGGCGCGGTCGGCTACGGCATCGCGCTGCTGTTCGTCTTCTTCGGCGCCCCGGATCTGGCGTTGACCCAGTTCGCGATCGAGACCCTCACCGTCATCCTGTTCCTGCTCGTGATCTATCGCCTGCCGCCCTTCTCGCTGCTCTCCTCGCCGGCGGTGCACCGCCGCGACGCGCTGCTGGCGGGCGGCGTCGGCGCCCTGATGGCGGCGCTGGTGCTGGTCGCCTCGGCCTCGCCCCTGCCGTCGCGCCTGGCGCCCTACTTCGCCGCCCAGAGCGTGCCCGGCGGACACGGCGGCAACGTCGTCAACGTGATCCTGGTCGACTTCCGCGCCCTCGACACGCTGGGCGAGAGCGTGGTGCTGGCGGTCGCCGCCATCGGCGTGTGGTCGCTGATGCGGCTGCGCCGCGACGCGGCGCCAATGGCGCCGGCGCCGGCTTTCCCGCCGTCGCTGCTCTTCCGCATCGCCACCCGCTACGTGTTCCCGCTGCTGCTGCTGTTCTCGATCTTCCTGCTGCTGCGCGGCCACGATGCGCCCGGCGGCGGCTTCGTCGGCGGCCTGACGGCGGCGGCCGCCTTCGCCCTCTATCTGCTCGCCTTCGGCACCGCCGCGGCGCGGCAGCGGCTGCGCGTCGCGCCGCAGGCGCTGATCGGCGGCGGCCTGCTGTTGGCGGGCCTGAGCGGCCTGCCGGCGATGGCCGTCGGGCAGCCCTACCTGACGGGGCTGTGGGCCGGCGCGCTGGGGACGCCGCTGCTGTTCGACGGCGGCGTCTACCTGGTGGTGGTTGGCGTCGTGCTGCTGATGCTGTTCAGCCTGGCGGAGGACTGA